Proteins encoded in a region of the Burkholderia ubonensis subsp. mesacidophila genome:
- a CDS encoding RHS repeat-associated core domain-containing protein has protein sequence MAQQLPPGADKEQAVTWLSDISPKDVAQGGNRFDAWLRKISGNHVTFEDVKTVAGAVPIVGNLMAAIDALGDIAAIIQKRGGQVLDYMSLAINLIGVIPLPPTLAPFRMSARPLLALVRNQLLITRSNLGAAIISVLVTHINATCATEIEDFLNKLKAGLVELLNGCASKAEELMVAIAQGMDKALHGQLFDNSGNLKRAEQLAKKMGDKRPWYSTSRVGDGIAFAWEGYKALGKTVGNKVTGSAAKLAPDAWLEPFRSTVAFLRTEAPKVASSIRSLAGSEEGKMMWLIVQLIEAVGRARARGKLHEQNAEVQPGGKGKAQKTRGQEGLGKTEGQAPVEGAGKSGCKACATGSSIGSIDFAFGDETFSHMDFDLPGALPVVWERTYRSRLSAYDGGELGARWITPYTTRIDIKGDQWVLRDAEGRSVEYRALAAGEVRDDLSENLTLSRLDDTWVTIAYGHVALFVYERRGDAFRLAMQKDRAGNTITLDYDTLDRLARLIDASGNVLAFEHDKYGRIVQIEQVLEGGERRTLARYEYDADGDLVRAVDRHGNARTYQYRRHLVTRYTDRTGRGMTLEWEGADAEDNANAKCVREYADDGSLDIRLAWNPNIRLTYVTDALGQMTRYYHNIHGYVYRIVYPDGNEEWFRRDEHHNLVLHILQDGGIERMQYDVRGNMVLHERADGSIIEMAHDDKGQMIRLVDPNGHVWKRKYDDAGNLVEELDPLEQTTKYSYNDNGLLTKITDAKGGSKAIEYSDAGQPTSYTDCSGKKTEWRYDDIGRVIEAKDASGGVVAYSYGANGQLAEVRSPAGVEQVHHDAEGRLLRHTDQLNRSTRYSYDSAGRIASRADALGQALAYRYDRLGRLAALTDPNFATYHFHYDPAGRLIEEIGFDGKSTRYDYDSESGRLVAVNEAGCVTSMDLDANGRVVKHASGESEERFAYDPSGRLIEAANRCSRVQFFFDPVGNLVREHHAYDLFGERRSYVWHHEYDELGNRRRTVRPDGHAIDWLMYGSGHVHGMLLDGEERVQFERDDLHRETVRILSSKVGQRTMYDPAGRVLQQTVQRMTSPAPLSERRYRYDAVGQLARIEDSRKGGTDYRYDPIGRLIESTDPIAKERFAFDPASNIIDPVQQQAAPVSRPSPVRPESTLPAEVPKVLGNLLKAYAGMHFEYDARGNLVRKRMPTGEQEYEWDGFNRLQSVRVAETSRQSQSRYFYDAFGRRIAKEVNGERTVFGWDGDALAYESDGQRGTHYIYEPRQFVPLAQYVTEPVAGIATPEWKSTDRYVPEDDPLQKVPERRADAKLFYYHCDRIGTPQLLTDDDGDVVWEASYKAWGEAREVIARASKAAGIVPRNSLRFQGQQVDEETGLAYNRHRYYDSHSGRYVSRDPIGLAGGINTYQYADNPIHWVDALGLARTPHAGACPDAAARSALNSVMDKSIRMNKEFGGLIYEKGGKYFATIPVPGTGRTFVPALALPQVPRGAKIVGDYHTHGDYSLEGMNGEIIRTSDPSRDSFDSDNFSRADKRISDLAALGYKCHRSYLGTPSRKIKVYTVMGGSREL, from the coding sequence ATGGCTCAACAACTTCCACCGGGCGCTGACAAGGAACAGGCCGTTACCTGGCTCAGCGACATTTCACCGAAGGACGTCGCGCAGGGCGGCAACCGCTTCGACGCGTGGTTGCGCAAGATCAGCGGCAACCACGTCACGTTCGAGGACGTGAAGACGGTCGCCGGCGCGGTGCCGATCGTCGGCAACCTCATGGCGGCGATCGACGCGCTCGGCGATATCGCCGCGATCATCCAGAAGCGCGGCGGCCAGGTGCTCGACTACATGAGCCTGGCGATCAACCTGATCGGCGTCATTCCGCTGCCGCCGACGCTCGCGCCGTTCCGGATGTCGGCGCGCCCGCTGCTCGCGCTCGTGCGCAACCAGTTGCTGATTACGCGCAGCAATCTCGGCGCGGCGATCATTTCGGTGCTCGTCACGCATATCAACGCGACCTGCGCGACCGAGATCGAGGATTTTCTCAACAAGCTGAAGGCCGGTCTTGTCGAGCTGCTCAACGGCTGCGCGTCGAAGGCGGAAGAGCTGATGGTCGCGATCGCGCAGGGGATGGACAAGGCCCTGCACGGCCAGCTGTTCGACAACAGCGGCAACCTGAAGCGCGCGGAGCAGCTCGCGAAGAAGATGGGCGACAAGCGGCCGTGGTACAGCACGAGCCGGGTCGGCGACGGGATCGCCTTCGCGTGGGAAGGCTACAAGGCGCTTGGCAAGACCGTCGGCAACAAGGTGACAGGCTCCGCCGCGAAACTCGCGCCGGATGCGTGGCTGGAGCCGTTTCGCAGCACCGTCGCGTTCCTGCGGACGGAAGCGCCGAAGGTTGCGTCGTCGATTCGCTCGCTTGCCGGCAGCGAGGAAGGCAAGATGATGTGGCTCATCGTGCAGCTGATCGAGGCTGTGGGGCGGGCGCGGGCGCGTGGGAAGCTGCATGAGCAGAATGCGGAGGTCCAGCCGGGAGGAAAGGGCAAGGCGCAGAAGACGCGAGGGCAGGAAGGGCTGGGTAAGACCGAAGGGCAGGCGCCGGTGGAGGGGGCGGGGAAGAGTGGGTGCAAGGCTTGCGCCACCGGGTCGTCGATCGGGTCGATCGATTTTGCATTCGGGGATGAAACGTTCTCGCATATGGATTTTGACCTGCCGGGCGCATTGCCGGTTGTTTGGGAACGCACGTACCGTTCAAGGCTCTCCGCATATGACGGCGGCGAGCTGGGCGCACGCTGGATTACGCCGTATACAACCCGTATCGATATCAAGGGGGATCAGTGGGTCCTTCGTGATGCGGAAGGTCGCAGTGTCGAATATCGTGCGCTCGCGGCTGGCGAGGTGCGCGATGACCTGTCCGAGAATCTGACGCTGTCGCGTCTCGACGATACGTGGGTGACGATCGCATACGGCCACGTAGCGTTGTTTGTGTACGAACGTCGAGGTGATGCTTTCCGACTCGCGATGCAGAAGGATCGTGCCGGCAACACGATCACGCTCGACTACGATACGCTCGATCGCCTTGCGCGGCTGATCGATGCGAGCGGCAATGTGCTCGCATTCGAGCACGACAAGTACGGCCGGATCGTTCAGATCGAACAGGTGCTCGAAGGCGGCGAGCGTCGGACGCTCGCACGCTACGAATACGATGCCGACGGCGATCTCGTACGGGCAGTCGACCGTCATGGCAATGCGCGGACCTATCAATACCGCCGACACCTCGTCACGCGCTATACCGATCGCACGGGGCGCGGTATGACGCTCGAATGGGAGGGGGCAGACGCCGAAGACAACGCGAACGCGAAGTGTGTTCGCGAATATGCTGACGATGGAAGCCTCGATATCCGCCTTGCCTGGAACCCGAACATTCGCCTGACATATGTGACCGACGCACTAGGTCAAATGACGCGTTACTACCATAACATTCACGGTTATGTGTACCGGATCGTGTATCCGGACGGCAATGAGGAATGGTTCCGGCGCGACGAACATCACAACCTGGTGCTGCACATTCTGCAGGACGGCGGCATCGAGCGGATGCAGTATGACGTACGCGGCAATATGGTTCTGCATGAGCGCGCGGACGGCAGCATCATCGAGATGGCGCACGACGACAAGGGGCAGATGATTCGCCTCGTCGATCCGAATGGGCATGTGTGGAAGCGCAAGTACGACGATGCCGGCAATCTCGTTGAGGAACTCGACCCGCTCGAGCAGACGACGAAGTACAGCTACAACGACAATGGATTGCTGACGAAAATCACCGATGCCAAGGGCGGATCGAAGGCGATCGAATACAGCGACGCGGGGCAGCCGACGAGCTACACCGATTGCTCCGGAAAGAAGACGGAATGGCGGTACGACGATATTGGCCGAGTGATCGAGGCAAAGGACGCATCCGGCGGTGTGGTCGCATATAGCTATGGAGCGAACGGTCAATTGGCCGAGGTACGTTCGCCCGCCGGTGTCGAGCAGGTGCATCATGACGCCGAAGGCCGGTTGCTGCGACATACCGATCAGCTCAATCGATCGACAAGGTACAGCTACGACTCGGCCGGCCGGATCGCGAGCCGCGCCGATGCGCTTGGGCAGGCGCTTGCATATCGCTACGACCGTCTTGGACGGTTGGCCGCGTTGACCGATCCGAACTTTGCGACATATCACTTCCACTACGATCCTGCGGGGCGGCTGATCGAGGAAATCGGCTTCGACGGAAAGTCGACCCGCTATGACTATGATTCGGAAAGCGGCCGCCTCGTTGCGGTGAATGAAGCGGGGTGCGTGACGTCGATGGACCTCGACGCAAATGGCCGTGTGGTGAAGCACGCCTCCGGGGAAAGCGAGGAGCGATTCGCATACGATCCGAGCGGGCGACTGATCGAGGCGGCAAATCGGTGCAGCCGTGTACAGTTCTTTTTCGATCCGGTCGGCAATCTTGTTCGCGAGCATCACGCTTACGATCTGTTCGGGGAGCGGCGCAGCTACGTCTGGCATCACGAATACGACGAATTGGGTAACCGACGGCGGACCGTGCGTCCGGACGGTCATGCGATCGACTGGCTGATGTACGGCTCCGGACACGTGCATGGCATGCTGCTGGACGGCGAGGAACGGGTGCAGTTCGAGCGCGACGATCTGCATCGGGAGACGGTTCGGATATTGTCGAGCAAGGTCGGGCAGCGCACGATGTATGACCCGGCCGGACGCGTGCTTCAGCAGACGGTTCAACGGATGACATCGCCTGCGCCGTTGTCCGAGCGGCGGTATCGTTACGATGCGGTGGGCCAACTGGCGCGGATAGAGGATAGCCGCAAAGGCGGGACTGACTATCGATACGACCCCATCGGACGTCTGATCGAATCTACCGATCCGATCGCGAAGGAACGGTTTGCATTCGATCCGGCGAGCAACATCATCGATCCGGTGCAGCAGCAGGCGGCGCCTGTGTCACGACCGAGCCCCGTGCGGCCGGAGAGCACATTGCCGGCTGAAGTGCCGAAGGTGCTCGGCAATCTGTTGAAGGCGTACGCAGGGATGCATTTTGAGTACGACGCGCGCGGGAATCTGGTGCGGAAACGCATGCCGACAGGCGAGCAGGAATACGAGTGGGACGGGTTCAATCGGCTGCAGTCGGTACGGGTTGCGGAGACGTCCAGACAGAGTCAGTCGCGGTATTTCTATGACGCCTTTGGTCGCCGGATTGCGAAGGAAGTGAACGGCGAAAGGACGGTGTTCGGGTGGGACGGCGATGCGCTGGCATACGAAAGCGATGGGCAGCGTGGCACGCACTATATCTATGAGCCGCGTCAGTTTGTGCCGCTTGCCCAGTACGTGACGGAGCCGGTAGCGGGAATCGCGACGCCGGAATGGAAGAGTACTGACCGTTACGTGCCAGAGGACGATCCGCTCCAGAAGGTGCCGGAACGGCGGGCGGACGCAAAGCTGTTCTATTACCACTGCGACCGGATCGGCACGCCGCAGCTGCTCACGGATGACGATGGTGACGTGGTGTGGGAGGCGTCATACAAGGCGTGGGGCGAAGCGCGAGAGGTGATTGCGCGGGCTTCGAAGGCCGCAGGGATCGTGCCGAGAAATTCCCTGAGATTTCAGGGGCAGCAAGTCGATGAGGAAACGGGACTTGCCTACAATCGTCACCGATACTACGACTCGCATTCGGGACGGTATGTGTCCAGAGATCCTATCGGTCTGGCAGGCGGGATTAACACCTACCAATATGCCGATAATCCGATTCACTGGGTCGATGCGCTTGGTTTGGCGAGGACTCCTCACGCCGGTGCGTGCCCCGACGCTGCCGCTCGTAGTGCTCTTAATTCTGTTATGGACAAGTCTATACGGATGAACAAGGAGTTTGGTGGGCTGATCTACGAGAAAGGTGGAAAATATTTTGCGACAATCCCTGTTCCAGGAACGGGGAGAACCTTTGTTCCGGCTTTGGCACTTCCTCAAGTGCCGCGCGGCGCAAAGATTGTTGGTGATTACCATACGCATGGAGATTATTCTTTGGAGGGGATGAATGGGGAAATTATAAGAACATCCGATCCCAGTCGAGATTCATTTGATAGCGATAATTTTTCGCGTGCTGACAAGCGCATTTCTGACTTGGCGGCGCTGGGATATAAATGTCACCGTTCATATCTTGGAACGCCGAGTCGTAAGATTAAGGTTTATACAGTAATGGGAGGTTCTCGTGAGCTATAA
- a CDS encoding SMI1/KNR4 family protein — MKIPANVHAYLSKATGDVRREDLHAALDALESLGIAHDTGFAQFYLTYQGPFVGPRPVAELFDLTDYSGIAGALDYVRDRYGFPAHMIPLTSDESEGMFLYDTRDGAVYDYELRDHARFIAGETDARWATFTAFLAWYFDETAADA, encoded by the coding sequence ATGAAGATTCCCGCGAACGTTCACGCATACCTGTCGAAAGCAACTGGCGACGTACGGCGTGAAGACCTGCATGCCGCACTCGACGCACTCGAAAGCCTGGGCATCGCACACGACACCGGCTTCGCGCAGTTCTACCTCACGTATCAAGGGCCGTTCGTTGGCCCGCGTCCCGTCGCGGAACTGTTCGACCTGACCGACTATTCCGGCATTGCCGGCGCGCTCGACTATGTGCGGGACCGCTACGGATTTCCGGCGCACATGATTCCGCTGACCTCGGACGAAAGCGAGGGAATGTTTCTGTACGACACGCGAGACGGCGCAGTCTACGATTACGAATTGCGCGACCACGCGCGCTTCATCGCCGGCGAGACCGATGCGCGCTGGGCGACGTTCACGGCATTCCTGGCGTGGTATTTCGACGAAACGGCCGCGGATGCCTGA
- a CDS encoding DUF7716 domain-containing protein, producing the protein MLTSTSPATEVSLKRILEQPGDFSGRLYLPPTPWTLDTVGAFAPDSTDPDEDTVPDIARQPGWRITLDSATIEDIVINAHEQVDDPGILQLLEAFVYYVENDAFILF; encoded by the coding sequence ATGCTTACCTCGACATCACCGGCGACCGAAGTCTCGCTGAAACGTATTCTGGAACAGCCCGGCGACTTCTCCGGCCGACTTTACCTGCCCCCGACGCCGTGGACGCTGGACACCGTCGGCGCGTTCGCGCCCGACTCGACGGACCCGGACGAGGACACGGTGCCCGACATCGCAAGGCAACCGGGCTGGCGCATCACGCTCGACAGCGCGACGATCGAGGACATCGTGATCAACGCGCACGAGCAGGTGGACGATCCGGGCATCCTGCAATTGCTCGAAGCATTCGTGTACTACGTCGAGAACGACGCGTTCATTCTGTTCTGA
- a CDS encoding DUF2750 domain-containing protein: protein MHPSKLDNILKLDTHARVDYFVRKVADFEVVWGLFDEGWACARHGGATVMPFWPEAAFAGRCAEGAWSGFRPSAIALADFLSRWLPGMARDGRLCAVFPVPGQAGPPMQPPDLLERIAREARQYE, encoded by the coding sequence GTGCACCCGAGCAAGCTCGACAACATCCTGAAGCTCGACACGCATGCGCGAGTCGACTACTTCGTCCGCAAGGTCGCGGACTTCGAGGTGGTGTGGGGCCTGTTCGATGAAGGGTGGGCGTGCGCGCGGCATGGTGGCGCAACGGTGATGCCGTTCTGGCCGGAGGCGGCGTTCGCCGGCCGGTGTGCGGAAGGCGCGTGGTCCGGTTTCCGGCCGAGCGCGATTGCGCTGGCGGATTTCCTGTCGCGCTGGCTGCCGGGCATGGCGCGCGACGGCCGCCTCTGCGCGGTGTTTCCCGTCCCCGGGCAAGCCGGGCCGCCGATGCAGCCGCCGGACCTGCTGGAGCGGATCGCGCGGGAAGCGCGGCAATACGAATGA
- a CDS encoding methyl-accepting chemotaxis protein, with amino-acid sequence MLSSIRTRILATCVAIVVTALAATGGLIYYVVKHHNDETIDQNHKSILTGHALAIDEWVASRGRETQALADTIAIGEGDPLPALKLLGKSGGFEVLTLGLPDKTAFSNVPLAPGYDPTARPWYKQAVDAGHLVATALYRDATTGKPAFAFAVPIVRDGAVKGVMAASLFMQSVSAIVTAVHPTPSSFAFLVDKSGRVIAAPKTDLIMKPATELSPALDAEHLDALKAASAPVALDIDGATKLLRAQPIAGTDWSLVLALDKSDVTTGMRAVATTTLAAILIVAIIAAALVGALTNAAFKRILLVRDALTDVASGSGDLTKRLPAGGEDEAAQIAHAFNLFAEKISTILLQIRGFSESVNVASAEIAQGNQDLSSRTEHAASSLQETAAALEEIAGTARNSADAVTQVSRLAESASDVAMRGGAVVGEVVSTMHDITQASTEIANIIGVIDGIAFQTNILALNAAVEAARANEHGRGFAVVAGEVRALAQRSAQAAKEIKQLIHSSVEKIEGGSGLVQTAGATMDEIVEGVRNITSVIAEITVAATEQSTGLAQVNQAVSQLDNATQQNAALVEQSAAAATLLREQAGKLAETVGAFKLAEGRMSTQQPG; translated from the coding sequence ATGCTGTCATCGATTCGCACACGGATACTCGCGACTTGCGTCGCCATCGTGGTCACGGCGCTGGCCGCCACGGGCGGCCTGATCTATTACGTCGTGAAGCATCACAACGACGAGACAATCGACCAGAACCACAAGTCGATCCTCACCGGGCACGCGCTCGCGATCGACGAGTGGGTCGCGAGCCGGGGCAGGGAAACCCAGGCGCTGGCGGACACGATCGCGATCGGCGAAGGCGATCCGCTGCCGGCGCTGAAGCTGCTCGGCAAGTCGGGCGGCTTCGAGGTGCTGACGCTCGGCCTGCCGGACAAGACGGCCTTCTCGAACGTCCCGCTCGCACCCGGCTACGATCCGACCGCGCGCCCCTGGTACAAGCAGGCGGTCGACGCCGGCCATCTGGTCGCGACGGCGCTTTACCGCGACGCCACGACCGGCAAGCCGGCCTTCGCCTTCGCGGTGCCCATCGTGCGCGACGGCGCCGTCAAGGGCGTCATGGCCGCAAGCCTCTTCATGCAGAGCGTGAGCGCCATCGTGACCGCCGTGCACCCGACACCGTCGAGCTTTGCGTTCCTGGTGGACAAGAGCGGACGCGTGATCGCCGCGCCGAAAACCGATCTGATCATGAAGCCGGCGACCGAACTGTCGCCGGCGCTGGATGCCGAGCACCTCGACGCGCTGAAGGCGGCGTCCGCGCCCGTGGCTCTGGACATCGACGGTGCGACCAAGCTGCTGCGCGCCCAGCCGATCGCCGGCACGGACTGGTCCCTCGTGCTCGCGCTCGACAAATCGGACGTGACGACCGGCATGCGCGCCGTGGCGACGACGACGCTCGCCGCAATCCTGATCGTCGCCATCATCGCGGCGGCGCTCGTCGGCGCGCTGACGAACGCGGCCTTCAAGCGCATCCTGCTGGTGCGCGACGCACTCACCGATGTCGCGAGCGGCAGCGGCGATCTGACGAAACGCCTGCCCGCCGGCGGCGAAGACGAAGCCGCGCAGATCGCGCATGCGTTCAACCTGTTCGCCGAAAAAATCAGCACGATCCTGCTGCAGATTCGCGGGTTCAGCGAATCCGTCAACGTGGCGAGCGCCGAGATCGCGCAAGGCAACCAGGATCTCTCGAGCCGTACCGAGCATGCCGCCTCGAGCCTTCAGGAGACGGCCGCCGCCCTCGAGGAAATCGCCGGCACGGCCCGCAACTCGGCCGATGCGGTGACCCAGGTGAGCAGGCTGGCGGAATCGGCGTCGGACGTCGCGATGCGCGGCGGTGCGGTCGTCGGCGAGGTCGTCTCGACGATGCACGACATCACGCAAGCGTCGACGGAGATCGCCAACATCATCGGCGTGATCGACGGTATTGCGTTCCAGACCAACATCCTCGCACTCAATGCGGCGGTCGAAGCCGCGCGCGCGAACGAGCACGGCCGCGGCTTCGCCGTCGTGGCGGGCGAGGTGCGCGCGCTCGCGCAGCGCAGCGCGCAAGCGGCCAAGGAAATCAAGCAGCTGATCCACTCGTCGGTCGAGAAGATCGAGGGCGGCTCCGGCCTCGTGCAGACGGCCGGCGCGACGATGGACGAAATCGTCGAGGGCGTGCGCAACATCACGAGCGTGATTGCCGAAATCACGGTCGCGGCAACGGAGCAGAGCACGGGGCTCGCGCAGGTGAATCAGGCGGTTTCGCAGCTCGACAACGCGACGCAGCAGAACGCGGCGCTCGTCGAGCAGTCGGCGGCCGCCGCGACGCTCTTGCGCGAGCAAGCAGGCAAGCTTGCGGAGACGGTCGGCGCGTTCAAGCTGGCGGAAGGTCGCATGTCGACGCAGCAGCCTGGGTGA